Proteins encoded within one genomic window of Gemmatimonadaceae bacterium:
- the bamA gene encoding outer membrane protein assembly factor BamA: protein MRFLVAALSLLVAGSVAQAQESVTGRCATPDSIAFRGNQRIKDAELRADIGIAPKSTINTRVLRRAISDLYATNQFEADINTACDTTGGKTTLVFNLTERRILSDVSVTGAEKVSTSSVKDRVDLLIGKPIDPAQVARDVARIDSLYQSEGYYLARVKVDTIKSGDATMLVFNVNEGRRLAISGVEIRGNKALSAKTIVKAISTKPEGFFWWRNGEFDQEKYAEDLAKTIPELYASHGYIDASVVKDSLIIDRAKGKALVRLTVNEGPQYKIGDFSWNGAKLFSSEQIEGLYPFNNKSSTSVKQAVKGLVGKGAPEAKDVFNEGAWEDATHKVQEAYANEGYIYASVNPVVERRKVGPDSAPRVDLRWEIDEKTPAIVNRVDIVGNDVTVESCIRDQLFILPGDVFNQDRLVQSYRNIANLGFFEQDMPPPDTRPANEKGDIDLIFHVKEKRTGNVNFGASVGQGTGLGGFIGFDQPNLFGECKRGSLQWQFGQYIKDFSLSYSDPRIKGSNTSGTITAYHQQSRFIIRDIGQSTTTGGQIQFGFRLPNSRLTSLYLSYGGERVSYGGEGLVGTINCNGCFRSTVGLTLDHDSRFGMPFPVSGVHENLALQLNGGPLGGTAQYTRLTGEVHGYTQLATFGKGLGPEPMSLVFGLGAKAGALFGDPGPFFVSQAFSLGGVQYGDYHLRGYEEFSITPLGYLPNADQFQAQRSSFGNAVYVSTAELGLRVNQQLYIDGFYDAGNLWQRPRDFDPTRLFRGAGFGASLVTPLGPLGIDLGYGLDRVDANGVKDPKWQVHFKFGQIF from the coding sequence ATGCGCTTCCTCGTCGCGGCGCTGAGTCTGCTGGTGGCCGGTTCGGTCGCCCAGGCCCAGGAGTCCGTGACCGGTCGGTGTGCCACCCCGGATAGCATTGCCTTCCGGGGCAATCAGCGAATCAAGGACGCCGAGTTACGGGCGGATATCGGGATTGCTCCCAAGAGCACGATCAACACGCGCGTGCTCCGACGAGCCATCTCGGATCTGTACGCGACCAACCAGTTCGAGGCCGACATCAACACGGCCTGCGACACCACCGGCGGCAAGACCACGCTGGTCTTCAACCTGACCGAGCGCCGCATCCTCAGCGACGTCTCCGTCACCGGTGCCGAGAAGGTGTCCACGAGCTCCGTCAAGGATCGCGTCGACCTGCTGATCGGGAAGCCCATCGACCCCGCGCAAGTCGCGCGAGACGTCGCCCGCATCGATTCGCTGTACCAGAGCGAAGGCTATTACCTCGCGCGCGTGAAGGTCGACACGATCAAGAGCGGCGACGCCACGATGCTCGTGTTCAACGTGAACGAGGGACGCCGCCTCGCGATCTCCGGCGTCGAGATTCGCGGCAACAAGGCATTGAGCGCCAAGACGATCGTCAAAGCCATCAGCACCAAGCCCGAAGGGTTCTTCTGGTGGCGGAACGGCGAGTTCGATCAGGAGAAGTATGCCGAGGATCTCGCCAAGACGATCCCCGAGCTGTACGCCTCGCACGGCTACATCGACGCATCGGTCGTGAAGGACTCGCTGATCATCGATCGCGCGAAGGGCAAGGCGCTCGTGCGCCTGACGGTGAACGAAGGGCCGCAATACAAGATCGGTGATTTCTCGTGGAACGGCGCCAAGCTCTTTTCGAGCGAGCAGATCGAAGGGTTGTATCCCTTCAACAACAAGTCGTCCACGAGCGTCAAGCAGGCCGTGAAGGGCCTGGTCGGCAAAGGCGCGCCCGAAGCGAAGGACGTCTTCAACGAAGGCGCGTGGGAAGACGCGACGCACAAGGTGCAGGAAGCCTACGCGAACGAAGGGTACATCTACGCGAGCGTCAATCCGGTCGTCGAGCGGCGGAAGGTCGGGCCGGACTCCGCGCCGCGCGTGGATCTGCGCTGGGAGATCGACGAGAAGACGCCGGCGATCGTGAATCGCGTCGACATCGTCGGCAACGACGTCACCGTCGAAAGCTGCATTCGCGACCAGTTGTTCATTCTGCCGGGCGACGTGTTCAATCAGGACCGCCTGGTGCAGAGCTATCGCAACATCGCCAACCTCGGCTTCTTCGAGCAGGACATGCCGCCCCCGGACACGCGGCCGGCCAACGAGAAGGGCGACATCGACCTGATCTTCCACGTGAAGGAAAAGCGCACCGGCAACGTGAACTTCGGCGCGTCCGTGGGACAGGGGACCGGACTGGGCGGCTTCATCGGCTTCGATCAGCCCAACCTGTTCGGCGAGTGCAAGCGCGGCTCGCTGCAGTGGCAGTTCGGCCAGTACATCAAGGATTTCAGCCTGTCATATTCAGATCCTCGTATTAAAGGATCGAATACATCGGGGACGATCACGGCGTATCACCAGCAGTCGCGCTTCATCATCCGCGACATCGGCCAGTCGACGACCACCGGCGGCCAGATCCAATTCGGGTTCCGGCTTCCCAACTCGCGCCTGACGAGCTTGTACCTGAGCTACGGCGGCGAGCGCGTGAGCTATGGCGGCGAAGGGCTGGTCGGCACCATCAATTGCAACGGGTGCTTCCGAAGCACGGTCGGCTTGACGCTCGATCACGATTCGCGGTTCGGCATGCCGTTCCCGGTGTCGGGCGTTCACGAGAATCTCGCGCTGCAATTGAACGGCGGCCCGCTGGGCGGCACGGCGCAATACACCCGTCTGACGGGCGAGGTACACGGCTACACCCAGCTCGCGACGTTCGGCAAAGGCCTCGGTCCCGAGCCCATGTCGCTCGTCTTCGGGCTCGGCGCCAAGGCCGGCGCGCTGTTCGGCGATCCGGGTCCGTTCTTCGTGTCGCAGGCGTTTTCGCTGGGCGGCGTGCAGTACGGCGACTATCACCTGCGCGGCTACGAGGAGTTCTCGATCACGCCGCTGGGCTACCTGCCGAACGCCGATCAGTTCCAGGCGCAGCGCAGCTCGTTCGGCAATGCCGTGTACGTTTCAACGGCCGAGCTGGGTCTGCGCGTCAATCAACAGTTGTACATCGACGGCTTCTACGACGCCGGCAACCTGTGGCAGCGGCCGCGCGACTTCGACCCCACGCGGCTTTTCCGTGGTGCCGGATTCGGTGCGTCACTCGTCACTCCGTTGGGCCCGTTGGGCATCGATCTCGGCTACGGTCTGGATCGCGTCGATGCGAATGGCGTCAAGGATCCGAAGTGGCAAGTCCACTTCAAGTTCGGTCAGATCTTCTAG
- a CDS encoding OmpH family outer membrane protein, whose protein sequence is MRSTFRAAATALVLSLMAGAVHAQAASSGSLKIAYVNTAAIMEAAPGRDSATAILTREGNTFQAQLQKMQDSLNGLAQKFQKSEVTMSAAAKKKAQDEMTALNTELEGKNLQFQQQFQARTNEIMAPIQDVVRKVIEDLRVEGGYAMILDHTPGQTPIIAADKNLDITDAVVSRLRATSRPALPTTAKPGAAPAPAGVTPKKPPTQ, encoded by the coding sequence ATGCGTTCCACGTTCCGCGCGGCTGCGACCGCGCTCGTTCTTTCCCTCATGGCGGGCGCCGTGCATGCCCAGGCCGCGTCGAGCGGCTCGTTGAAGATCGCGTACGTCAACACGGCCGCGATCATGGAAGCCGCGCCTGGCCGCGATTCCGCCACCGCAATCCTGACGCGGGAAGGCAACACCTTCCAGGCGCAGCTGCAGAAGATGCAGGACTCGCTCAACGGTCTCGCACAGAAGTTTCAGAAGAGCGAGGTGACCATGAGCGCCGCGGCGAAGAAGAAGGCACAAGATGAAATGACCGCGCTGAACACGGAGCTCGAGGGCAAGAACCTTCAATTCCAGCAGCAGTTTCAGGCGCGGACGAACGAAATCATGGCGCCGATTCAGGACGTCGTGCGCAAGGTCATCGAGGACCTGCGCGTCGAGGGCGGCTACGCCATGATCCTCGACCACACCCCGGGGCAGACGCCGATCATCGCCGCGGACAAGAACCTCGACATCACCGATGCCGTCGTGTCGCGCCTGCGCGCGACCTCGCGTCCGGCGCTGCCGACCACCGCGAAGCCGGGTGCGGCGCCCGCGCCCGCGGGCGTGACGCCGAAGAAGCCGCCGACGCAGTGA
- the lpxD gene encoding UDP-3-O-(3-hydroxymyristoyl)glucosamine N-acyltransferase, which translates to MNSSSSGHTSGGEGDFVLTALAIADLVRGRLAGEGDTRVYRIAPLDRAGPGDLSFLGAPKYAALFAETKADVVLVSPELAEAPGSVAARIVVEKPQEALLSLLPRFHRAPRVAAGVHATAIIGDGARIGTGAAIGPYAIVGEGVRLGEGTSIGAHCVIGADVEIGAQCQLYPAVTVYSGSRIGDRVTIHAGARIGSDGFGYVQRDDGTGVRHLKIPHVGRCLIEDDVEIGANTTIDRGSIDDTVVGAGTKVDNLVQIAHNVRIGRACLIMAQVGIAGSVRVEDGAMLLGQVGVSGHHTVGKGARLAAQAGVFGDIPAGETWSGYPARPHKEALRAQAALFKLPSLLRRIERLLDQTDKKPSSE; encoded by the coding sequence GTGAACTCCAGTTCTTCCGGGCACACCAGTGGCGGTGAGGGCGACTTCGTCCTCACCGCTCTCGCTATTGCGGATCTCGTTCGCGGGCGCCTGGCCGGCGAGGGCGACACCCGCGTGTATCGAATCGCCCCACTCGATCGCGCCGGCCCGGGCGATCTCAGCTTTCTCGGCGCGCCGAAGTACGCGGCCTTATTCGCCGAGACGAAGGCCGACGTGGTCCTGGTGTCGCCGGAGCTCGCAGAGGCGCCTGGCAGCGTCGCCGCGCGCATCGTTGTCGAGAAGCCGCAGGAGGCGCTCCTGTCGCTGCTGCCTCGGTTCCATCGGGCCCCGCGCGTCGCGGCGGGCGTCCACGCGACGGCGATCATCGGCGACGGCGCGCGCATCGGAACCGGTGCGGCGATCGGCCCATACGCGATCGTCGGCGAGGGTGTGCGGTTGGGTGAAGGAACGTCGATCGGCGCGCATTGCGTCATCGGCGCCGACGTCGAGATCGGAGCGCAGTGCCAGCTCTATCCCGCGGTCACGGTGTATTCGGGGTCGCGAATCGGCGACCGAGTGACGATCCACGCCGGCGCGCGGATCGGGTCCGACGGCTTCGGCTACGTCCAGCGCGACGACGGCACGGGCGTGCGGCATTTAAAGATTCCTCATGTCGGCCGTTGCCTGATCGAGGACGACGTGGAGATCGGCGCGAACACGACGATCGACCGCGGCTCGATCGACGACACCGTGGTCGGCGCGGGGACGAAGGTCGACAACCTCGTGCAGATCGCGCACAACGTACGGATCGGCCGGGCGTGCCTGATCATGGCGCAGGTGGGCATCGCGGGCTCCGTCCGGGTGGAAGACGGCGCCATGCTCCTGGGACAGGTCGGCGTCTCCGGCCACCACACGGTGGGGAAAGGGGCGCGACTCGCTGCGCAGGCGGGCGTGTTTGGCGATATTCCGGCCGGTGAAACGTGGTCCGGATACCCCGCGCGACCTCACAAAGAGGCGTTGCGGGCCCAGGCCGCGCTCTTCAAGCTCCCCAGCCTTCTCCGCCGCATAGAGCGATTGCTCGACCAGACAGACAAGAAGCCTTCATCCGAATGA
- the lpxC gene encoding UDP-3-O-acyl-N-acetylglucosamine deacetylase — MNRRTIARPVTLEGIGVHYGASCRLSFRPAASGTGVVFRRIDLPGQPVIPALVDVAVPVAARTQLGADPVSIHTPEHVLAAVFACGIDDLEIELDAVEPPIMDGSAAAFVDALQRAGFAEQPGDVKYFTLTRPVSINYDGATYEALPAPNFEVSVAIEFDHPAIGLQRGCYRVTEESFAAELAPARTFGFRKWLAPLLEQGLARGTSLDNTIVLEDDGGVSGDLRWPDEFVRHKALDCIGDFALAGARMRARINAVRPSHRGNVKLVQAMKEAIAKETNVLEIEEIMKVLPHRYPFLLVDRILEIEAGKRIVGLKNVTINEPFFQGHFPGHPIMPGVLIIEAMAQVGGMLLMGAVPDPESKVVYFTSLNNVKWRQPVKPGDQLRFELELLQVRGMMCKMSGVAKVDGKVVAEAEMGAVVRDK, encoded by the coding sequence ATGAATCGTCGCACTATCGCGCGCCCGGTGACACTCGAGGGAATCGGAGTGCACTACGGCGCGTCGTGCCGGTTGTCCTTTCGTCCCGCCGCCAGCGGGACCGGCGTGGTATTTCGGCGCATCGACTTGCCGGGGCAGCCCGTCATCCCGGCGCTCGTCGACGTCGCCGTCCCCGTGGCCGCGCGCACCCAGCTCGGCGCCGATCCGGTGTCGATTCACACGCCGGAGCACGTGCTCGCGGCGGTGTTCGCCTGCGGCATCGACGATCTCGAGATCGAGCTCGACGCGGTCGAGCCGCCGATCATGGACGGCAGCGCCGCCGCGTTCGTCGACGCGCTCCAACGCGCCGGATTCGCCGAGCAGCCGGGCGACGTGAAATACTTCACGCTCACGCGGCCGGTGTCGATCAACTACGACGGCGCGACGTACGAGGCGCTGCCCGCGCCCAACTTCGAGGTCAGCGTCGCCATCGAGTTCGATCATCCGGCCATCGGGCTGCAGCGCGGATGCTATCGCGTGACGGAAGAGTCGTTCGCCGCCGAGTTGGCGCCGGCGCGGACATTCGGGTTTCGAAAGTGGTTGGCGCCGCTCTTGGAGCAGGGTTTGGCGCGCGGGACGTCGCTCGACAACACGATCGTCCTCGAGGACGACGGCGGCGTGAGCGGCGACTTGCGCTGGCCGGACGAGTTCGTGCGCCACAAGGCGCTCGACTGCATCGGCGATTTTGCGCTGGCCGGCGCGCGCATGCGGGCGCGCATCAACGCGGTGCGGCCAAGTCACCGCGGGAACGTCAAATTGGTGCAGGCGATGAAAGAGGCAATCGCGAAGGAGACGAACGTGCTCGAGATAGAAGAGATCATGAAGGTGCTGCCGCACCGGTATCCGTTCCTGCTCGTGGACCGCATCCTCGAGATCGAGGCCGGCAAGCGGATCGTGGGGCTCAAGAACGTGACGATCAACGAGCCGTTCTTTCAGGGTCATTTTCCGGGGCATCCGATCATGCCCGGCGTGCTGATCATCGAGGCGATGGCGCAGGTCGGCGGCATGCTGTTGATGGGCGCCGTGCCCGATCCCGAAAGCAAGGTCGTGTATTTCACGTCCTTGAACAACGTAAAGTGGCGGCAGCCGGTGAAGCCGGGCGATCAGCTGCGCTTCGAGCTCGAGCTGCTGCAGGTGCGCGGCATGATGTGCAAGATGTCCGGCGTCGCGAAGGTGGACGGGAAGGTGGTGGCCGAGGCGGAGATGGGCGCTGTCGTGAGAGATAAATGA
- the lpxA gene encoding acyl-ACP--UDP-N-acetylglucosamine O-acyltransferase — translation MTSKIHPTALIDSSAQIGADVEIGAFAIVGENCVVGDGSVVAARATLERNVTLGAGVKVGTGTVLGGDPQDLKYKGEHTVVEIGDGTTIREYSTINRGTTQSFKTTVGSNCFLMSYVHLAHDCHIGDGVIISNGTQLAGHVTIDERAILSGLVAVHQFATIGRYCFIGGCSRVAKDVPPYVKAVGNPIKLYGLNSVGLERNGFPEDVRKELKRAYKLFFKSELNLSQARERALNELRDFPEVQEFLAFFERSNRGSVM, via the coding sequence ATGACGTCGAAGATTCATCCCACCGCCCTCATCGACTCGAGCGCGCAGATCGGCGCCGACGTCGAGATCGGGGCGTTCGCGATCGTCGGCGAGAATTGCGTGGTCGGCGACGGCTCGGTCGTCGCCGCCCGGGCGACGCTCGAGCGCAACGTGACGCTGGGCGCCGGCGTGAAGGTCGGCACCGGAACGGTGCTCGGCGGCGATCCACAGGATCTCAAGTACAAGGGCGAGCACACCGTCGTCGAGATCGGCGACGGCACGACGATTCGAGAATACTCAACGATCAACCGGGGAACCACGCAGTCGTTCAAGACGACCGTCGGCAGCAACTGCTTCCTGATGTCGTACGTGCATCTGGCGCACGACTGCCACATCGGTGACGGCGTGATCATCTCGAACGGCACGCAGCTCGCCGGGCACGTGACGATCGACGAGCGCGCGATCCTGAGCGGACTCGTGGCGGTGCATCAGTTCGCGACGATCGGCCGCTATTGCTTCATCGGCGGCTGCTCGCGCGTCGCCAAGGACGTTCCGCCTTACGTCAAAGCGGTGGGCAATCCGATCAAGCTGTACGGCTTGAACAGCGTCGGCCTGGAGCGCAACGGCTTTCCCGAGGATGTTCGGAAAGAGCTCAAGCGCGCGTACAAGCTGTTCTTCAAATCGGAGCTCAATTTGTCGCAGGCGCGCGAGCGCGCGCTGAACGAGCTTCGCGACTTTCCGGAAGTACAGGAATTCCTGGCGTTCTTCGAGCGCAGCAACCGTGGATCGGTGATGTGA
- a CDS encoding Gfo/Idh/MocA family oxidoreductase — MAGNAGAKVVRVGVIGAGALGYHHTRILRDVPGAQLVGFHDAKPERAAQVSSELGVQSFESLDALLDRVDAVSVVVPTPFHYTVAAPALERGLHVLIEKPIATTLDEADGLLAIARRTGAVVQTGHVERFNRAVRAAEPHLKAPRFIVSERLAPFNPRGSDVAVVLDLMIHDIDLVRTFVGGGVSSVSAVGVPVLTPSVDIANARIAFETGAVANITASRVSRDRMRKLRIFQEREYMSLDLAAGTGELYRLRDDVDFAALVRDAQGAQPLEAFLERVSLEAPEGEPLRLELEAFIKAAAGEGPIAVTGDDGRQALAVALTIVDEIKRSLPELSGAVAAAAAAAQAAVRA, encoded by the coding sequence ATGGCAGGGAACGCAGGTGCCAAGGTCGTGAGAGTCGGAGTGATCGGCGCGGGCGCGCTGGGCTACCATCACACGCGCATTCTGCGCGACGTGCCGGGCGCGCAGCTCGTCGGCTTCCACGACGCGAAGCCCGAGCGTGCCGCGCAGGTGAGCTCCGAGCTGGGCGTGCAGTCATTCGAGTCGCTGGATGCGCTGCTCGATCGCGTCGACGCGGTGAGCGTGGTGGTACCGACACCGTTTCACTACACGGTGGCGGCGCCGGCGCTCGAGCGCGGATTGCACGTGTTGATCGAGAAGCCCATCGCCACGACGCTCGACGAAGCCGACGGCTTGCTGGCGATCGCGCGCCGCACGGGCGCGGTGGTGCAGACCGGTCACGTCGAGCGATTCAATCGTGCCGTGCGCGCGGCGGAGCCGCACTTGAAGGCGCCGCGCTTCATCGTGAGCGAGCGTCTGGCCCCGTTCAATCCGCGCGGCTCCGACGTGGCCGTGGTGCTCGACTTGATGATTCACGACATCGATCTCGTGCGCACCTTCGTCGGCGGCGGCGTGAGCTCGGTCTCGGCGGTCGGCGTCCCGGTGCTGACGCCGTCGGTGGACATCGCGAACGCGCGCATCGCGTTCGAGACGGGCGCGGTGGCGAACATCACGGCGAGCCGCGTGTCGCGCGACCGCATGCGCAAGCTTCGTATCTTCCAGGAGCGCGAGTACATGTCGCTCGATCTCGCCGCCGGCACGGGCGAGCTCTATCGCCTGCGCGACGACGTCGACTTCGCCGCGCTCGTGCGCGATGCGCAGGGCGCGCAGCCGCTCGAGGCATTTCTCGAGCGAGTGAGCCTCGAAGCGCCGGAAGGCGAGCCGCTGCGTCTCGAGCTCGAGGCGTTCATCAAGGCGGCGGCCGGCGAGGGACCCATCGCCGTGACGGGCGACGACGGTCGCCAGGCGCTCGCGGTGGCGCTCACGATCGTCGACGAGATCAAGCGCTCGCTGCCAGAGTTGTCGGGCGCCGTCGCCGCGGCCGCTGCGGCGGCCCAGGCCGCGGTCCGTGCGTGA
- the lpxB gene encoding lipid-A-disaccharide synthase: MREILFVAGEASGDSHAAGVARELAARGVPLALTGVGGDQMRAAGVTLIEHAGKLAVMGFVEVLETIPRHWSLLQRIKERLRGGNVAAVVLVDYPDFNMFVASAAKEAGVPVLYYITPQVWAWRAGRLDTLARTITRAAVILPFEEPLLRKHGIDATFVGHPLIDRAGSLPDRATARQTLGLAEDDVVLALFPGSRTQEIEQHLDDFVAVARELERRTSGLEVVVAVAPHVTIDTARCPYPMIRSASFTVLRAADAAFCKSGTTTLEAAVAGCPLVVAYRMNPVNYAIAKWFVKVANIGLVNLIAERRLVPEFVQDELQTAAVADALAPLLDHTTPERRAMVDGLAKVRASLGEPGAASRVATMIVEMANRPAKRAG, from the coding sequence GTGCGTGAGATCCTGTTCGTCGCCGGAGAAGCCTCCGGCGACTCGCACGCCGCCGGCGTCGCCCGCGAGCTCGCGGCGCGCGGTGTTCCGCTCGCGCTGACCGGCGTCGGCGGCGACCAGATGCGCGCCGCCGGTGTGACGCTGATCGAGCACGCGGGCAAGCTCGCGGTGATGGGCTTCGTCGAAGTGCTCGAGACCATTCCACGACACTGGTCGCTGCTGCAACGCATCAAGGAGCGTTTGCGCGGCGGCAACGTCGCGGCCGTGGTGCTCGTCGATTATCCCGACTTCAACATGTTCGTGGCGTCGGCGGCGAAGGAGGCCGGTGTGCCCGTGTTGTACTACATCACGCCGCAGGTCTGGGCGTGGCGGGCAGGGCGCCTCGACACGTTGGCGCGCACGATCACGCGCGCCGCCGTCATCCTGCCGTTCGAGGAGCCGCTGCTCCGCAAGCACGGGATCGATGCGACGTTCGTCGGCCACCCGTTGATCGATCGCGCCGGCTCGCTGCCCGATCGCGCGACAGCGCGGCAGACACTGGGCCTTGCCGAGGACGACGTCGTGCTCGCGCTGTTTCCCGGCAGCCGTACGCAGGAAATCGAGCAGCATCTCGACGACTTTGTCGCCGTCGCGCGCGAGCTCGAACGGCGGACGTCCGGTCTCGAGGTCGTCGTCGCCGTTGCGCCGCACGTCACGATCGACACCGCGCGCTGCCCGTATCCGATGATCCGCTCCGCCTCGTTCACCGTGTTGCGCGCCGCGGACGCCGCGTTCTGCAAGAGCGGCACGACGACGCTCGAGGCGGCGGTGGCCGGCTGTCCGCTCGTGGTAGCGTACCGCATGAACCCGGTCAACTACGCCATCGCGAAATGGTTTGTAAAGGTTGCTAATATTGGTTTAGTGAATTTGATCGCCGAACGCCGGTTGGTGCCGGAGTTCGTGCAGGACGAGTTGCAGACGGCGGCCGTCGCCGACGCGCTCGCCCCGCTGCTCGATCACACGACGCCCGAGCGTCGCGCGATGGTCGACGGCCTCGCGAAGGTTCGCGCTTCGCTCGGCGAGCCCGGCGCGGCCTCGCGTGTCGCCACGATGATCGTCGAGATGGCCAACCGGCCCGCGAAACGTGCCGGCTGA
- a CDS encoding lysophospholipid acyltransferase family protein, producing MPADSSDGARDRRVSRLASAGVWLVRTLGWTWRFTARNDEVVRRLRAAKQPIVFSIWHGEMLPLLYYHRDQGVSVLISEHGDGELIARVATSHGYRTVRGSTSRGAARALLGLVRELEAGHDLAITPDGPRGPAKSFAPGAVVVAQRGAAPIVPVVVHADQAWRLKSWDRFMIPKPFACVTVAYGDPVHIESSSERELDARVDEVRARMLALEEVARA from the coding sequence GTGCCGGCTGATTCGTCGGACGGCGCGCGCGACCGTCGCGTTTCGCGACTGGCGTCAGCCGGTGTGTGGCTCGTGCGCACGCTCGGATGGACGTGGCGCTTCACGGCGAGAAATGACGAGGTAGTGCGCCGGTTGCGCGCGGCGAAGCAGCCCATTGTGTTCTCGATCTGGCACGGCGAGATGTTGCCGCTCTTGTACTATCACCGCGATCAAGGCGTGTCGGTATTGATCAGCGAGCATGGCGACGGTGAGTTGATCGCGCGCGTCGCGACGAGCCACGGCTATCGCACCGTGCGCGGATCGACCTCGCGCGGCGCGGCGCGCGCGCTGCTCGGCCTCGTCCGCGAGCTCGAGGCAGGGCACGATCTGGCCATCACGCCCGACGGGCCGCGCGGGCCCGCGAAATCCTTCGCGCCCGGCGCGGTCGTCGTCGCGCAGCGCGGTGCCGCACCGATCGTTCCTGTCGTCGTGCACGCGGATCAGGCGTGGCGGCTCAAGAGCTGGGATCGTTTCATGATTCCCAAGCCGTTCGCGTGCGTGACGGTCGCGTACGGCGATCCGGTGCACATCGAGTCGTCGAGCGAGCGCGAGCTGGACGCGCGCGTCGACGAAGTGCGAGCGCGCATGCTGGCGCTCGAGGAGGTGGCTCGTGCGTGA
- a CDS encoding tetraacyldisaccharide 4'-kinase — MRDAGAIARDIWYGTDAVAGVARFVLTPFERVFGGIVGARDVLYDAGWLASHDTAIPAISVGNLTVGGTGKTPVAAWIAEGLVARGAKPAIVLRGYGDDEPLVHETLNPSVPVVIGADRVAAIEDAARRGADIAVLDDAFQHRRAQRVADIVVISADQWTPVLRMLPAGPWREPLRAVRRATLVIVTRKAAPDAVVEEVHQRVAAVAPSVPRVSVVLAPGELVGATGSHEALSLDVLRGRVVRAIVSIGDPAAFVRQLEALGATVHARVFPDHHTFSQAEIEGFASGSNADDLVVCTLKDAVKLRHGWPRLAPPLYYVSQRVMVERGVGGIERVLDDLVRTRSMTSPNAG; from the coding sequence GTGCGTGACGCCGGCGCCATCGCGCGCGACATCTGGTATGGCACGGACGCGGTTGCCGGTGTCGCGCGCTTCGTGCTCACGCCGTTCGAGCGCGTGTTCGGCGGCATCGTCGGCGCGCGCGACGTGCTCTACGACGCGGGCTGGCTCGCGTCGCATGACACCGCGATTCCCGCCATCAGTGTCGGCAATTTGACGGTGGGGGGAACGGGGAAGACACCCGTCGCCGCGTGGATTGCCGAGGGGTTGGTGGCGCGCGGCGCGAAGCCGGCCATCGTGCTGCGCGGCTACGGTGACGACGAGCCGCTCGTTCATGAAACTCTAAACCCGTCGGTTCCCGTCGTCATCGGGGCCGATCGCGTCGCGGCGATCGAGGACGCCGCGCGCCGCGGTGCCGACATCGCCGTGCTCGACGACGCCTTTCAACACCGCCGGGCGCAACGCGTGGCCGACATCGTGGTGATCAGTGCCGACCAGTGGACGCCGGTCCTTCGCATGCTGCCGGCGGGTCCGTGGCGGGAGCCGCTCCGTGCGGTGCGCCGCGCGACGCTGGTGATCGTGACGCGAAAGGCGGCACCGGACGCGGTCGTCGAAGAGGTGCATCAACGCGTGGCCGCGGTCGCGCCGAGTGTGCCGCGCGTGTCCGTGGTCCTGGCGCCGGGCGAGCTCGTTGGCGCGACGGGTTCGCACGAGGCGCTGTCGCTCGACGTGCTGCGGGGTCGCGTCGTGCGCGCGATCGTCTCGATCGGCGATCCCGCCGCGTTTGTTCGCCAGCTCGAAGCACTCGGCGCTACCGTGCATGCGCGAGTCTTTCCGGATCATCACACGTTCAGCCAGGCGGAGATCGAGGGATTCGCCAGTGGCTCGAACGCCGACGACTTGGTCGTGTGCACGCTCAAGGACGCGGTGAAGCTTCGTCACGGTTGGCCTCGCCTTGCGCCGCCGTTGTACTATGTTTCTCAGCGGGTGATGGTGGAGCGCGGCGTTGGGGGAATCGAGCGGGTCCTCGACGATCTCGTCCGCACACGCTCGATGACGTCTCCAAACGCCGGCTGA